The following DNA comes from Papaver somniferum cultivar HN1 chromosome 4, ASM357369v1, whole genome shotgun sequence.
CGAATAAATTAAATCAACGCATTactattttatttgtattttctttGATGGATCATTATTACTTTCACACGCCAGCACAATCAACCTTCTTTAGTTCCCCAAAGCGTAAACCATGTCACAATATTTCTTCATAAAGGGAAAATGGTGGCAAAATGCTTATAGAAAACTACTGAAAAATCGATGGAAAATGATAATTTTGTACCGACTGGAATGCCTCTGCAGATCAACTTGGCTGAGCTAATATTTCAGGTTGCTTGATTATTAATTGAAATCTGTGTACACATAACTTTTTTGATGAATTATCACTCCCTGAACCTCTGATTGATTTATGTGGTTTTTGTTCATGCGAAAAGAAACCTATCACTTTCAGAACTTCTTAGATTTATGTGGTTTCTGGCACATAGATTAGGAACCTCTAAACATACCAAGCTAGTAGTAACCTAATAATAGAATTATTCATACACTTGTACATTCTAGTTTAGGATGGCAGAATTATTCTTCTTTACTCAGACATATAGCTTTCTTATCGAAAACGAAAAAGAGGTATATAGTATGATATTTATGAGAAAAGTAGGAAAACAAATACTTGTCACCTAATTTTCCACATGAAACAGATTGTAATAAATATTATTGGTAAAAGAGTATATCAGGATAGACATGCTGATAAAAGAGACAGAAATATTGCAACAAATAAGTAAAAAGACATGCATAAAATTGACACATTTCTGATCCAACACATTTATGACACCTATTACAATCTCCACTACTTCCCCACCTTTACtctttttatcatcttcttctccacTCTTATCATATTAATCATCTTTTACAGTTTAAATTTTTGTAGctgaatatatatacaagaaaacaaagcttCTAAGTTATTTCACCATCATCTATCGTTCGATATAATGGCTCTGATTTCAGTTATTGTGATCACACTGATTAGTACTTCTTTCTTAGGCTTTTCATATGGGCAACTTAGGGTTGGTTTTTATTCATCTGTATGTCCAAAAGCTGAAGAAATTGTAAGCTCTGTTGTTCGTGAAGCTTTTCTTGTTGACAACAATATGGCTGCTATCTTGCTTAGACTACATTTCCATGATTGTTTTGTTAATGTAATTTAATCTCTCTCTCTATccagacttttttttttgttttttaatttctccttctcttctaATCACCAATTCTTGTTCTAAAATATTAGGGATGTGATGGGTCGATTTTAATTGAGGGCCAAAACGCAGAGAGACATGCATTTGGACATCAAGGTGTTAATGGTTTTGATGTTATAGAGAGAGCTAAATCGCAGTTAGAAAGAGTATGTCCTGGTGTTGTTTCCTGTGCTGATATTGTAGCCATGGCAGCTCGAGATTCTATCTCACTGGTACCCGTTATactaatctttgattggcttgtttatttttaaaatatttatacCATGTTCGTAATTGATATATGTGTATATCATATATGTTTGCAGAGCAATGGACCACGTTATCAGGTTCAAACGGGTCGAAGAGACGGCCGAGTTTCGAATGTTTCATCAGCCTCTATTATGCCAGAAGTGAATGAATCCATTCAACAATTGAAATCTAAGTTTCTTCAAAAGGGACTTTCAGAAAAGGATCTTGTTCTTCTTAGCGGTATTATATAATTACTTTATACTATATATCTTTCTTACACTTTCTTATTATGTATAATACATGATACAAATGCTTATTGTGATCAGTTTCAACTAGTTGAACGCATGAGTCTTTCGCATGAATATTTGATGTGGCATTCTTAAGGTTCTGGTTAGAAGAGGAAATATGCATGTTTGATTACAACATGAACATGTTTAATGTTGTGAGTCATTTAGTCTAGAGACCTTGTAATTGATTCAATAATTCTAGTGATGTTTTTTTACATGGAAGCGAGGATAAATACCCTGAAAGTTAATTAGTATTAGAATTCTGACTCCCAGTGATTTTCAAACTGAATGCAGCTGCGCACACGATTGGAACTACAGCCTGCTTCTTCATGACGGATCGACTCTACAACTTCCCAACAACAGGGTCCGATCCTTCAATAAATCCGCGCTTCCTTCCTGAGCTAAAATCTAGGTGCCCACAGAAAGGAGATGTAAATGCTCGATTACCCATGGACCATGGAAGTCCATTGAGATTTGACTCCCAAATCTTGCGCAACATTCGAGATGGATTCGCAGTGTTACACTCTGATGCAAAACTTTATGACGATAAAGTAACCAGGGGAATAATCGATTCTTATTTTGGAATCTTAAGTCCGGTTGTTGGTCCATCTTTTGAAGCGGATTTTGTTGATTCAATTGTGAAAATGGGCAGGTTAGGGGTAAATACTGGTTCTCAGGGAGAGATAAGGCGGGTTTGCAGGGCTTTTAATTGATATTCTGACATGTCATAACATTAAGTATTCTTCGCCATGCAAAATCGTAAAGTGTTAATTTACACTCAGTCATCTTGTCTAAGTTAATTTGGCTTGTTTTAGGTACTTAATCGTTA
Coding sequences within:
- the LOC113271527 gene encoding peroxidase 43-like isoform X2 gives rise to the protein MALISVIVITLISTSFLGFSYGQLRVGFYSSVCPKAEEIGCDGSILIEGQNAERHAFGHQGVNGFDVIERAKSQLERVCPGVVSCADIVAMAARDSISLSNGPRYQVQTGRRDGRVSNVSSASIMPEVNESIQQLKSKFLQKGLSEKDLVLLSAAHTIGTTACFFMTDRLYNFPTTGSDPSINPRFLPELKSRCPQKGDVNARLPMDHGSPLRFDSQILRNIRDGFAVLHSDAKLYDDKVTRGIIDSYFGILSPVVGPSFEADFVDSIVKMGRLGVNTGSQGEIRRVCRAFN
- the LOC113271527 gene encoding peroxidase 43-like isoform X1, which translates into the protein MALISVIVITLISTSFLGFSYGQLRVGFYSSVCPKAEEIVSSVVREAFLVDNNMAAILLRLHFHDCFVNGCDGSILIEGQNAERHAFGHQGVNGFDVIERAKSQLERVCPGVVSCADIVAMAARDSISLSNGPRYQVQTGRRDGRVSNVSSASIMPEVNESIQQLKSKFLQKGLSEKDLVLLSAAHTIGTTACFFMTDRLYNFPTTGSDPSINPRFLPELKSRCPQKGDVNARLPMDHGSPLRFDSQILRNIRDGFAVLHSDAKLYDDKVTRGIIDSYFGILSPVVGPSFEADFVDSIVKMGRLGVNTGSQGEIRRVCRAFN
- the LOC113271527 gene encoding peroxidase 43-like isoform X3; its protein translation is MSHVITLYEVALNDAKSVSSHYKWICVVADEGCDGSILIEGQNAERHAFGHQGVNGFDVIERAKSQLERVCPGVVSCADIVAMAARDSISLSNGPRYQVQTGRRDGRVSNVSSASIMPEVNESIQQLKSKFLQKGLSEKDLVLLSAAHTIGTTACFFMTDRLYNFPTTGSDPSINPRFLPELKSRCPQKGDVNARLPMDHGSPLRFDSQILRNIRDGFAVLHSDAKLYDDKVTRGIIDSYFGILSPVVGPSFEADFVDSIVKMGRLGVNTGSQGEIRRVCRAFN